In one window of Helianthus annuus cultivar XRQ/B chromosome 17, HanXRQr2.0-SUNRISE, whole genome shotgun sequence DNA:
- the LOC110921482 gene encoding glutathione S-transferase T3-like has translation MHPYRPPFGGPARPTNPNTTQPQTPYNLQDMDPSFLSYAAYLSGAPPFVPPTYGFGQAGGSQPSQPEPESEPDVEVVPESQPEPVQDKSKRGRRSHKKKEKDEPRRAKTTIKWTKDEEYTLTRAWLDISEDEDTANFQTGPVFWDRVRALFFSSWGQGEHRDKDSISSKWTDINNKCHAFQEVYQRNYDNRPSGECDVGVLTKTLEEFDRTKSPFTYYKCWELLRKSPKWALVNPMTSSSRRRAKRSKTSSSADPSTPTSDARNVDLNETLDVDEQIQEELVRPTGRRKGTGKKTVESSSDLDLKDDFEEMNRRLQDIRDLGHKRWEIMKDRVVETKKFNELQEARQMEKDIEFLSKPIDHLQGDALILAQMRRQKIREKYGL, from the exons ATGCATCCATACCGACCCCCGTTTGGTGGCCCCGCAAGACCcacgaacccgaacacaacccaaccgcaaaccCCGTACAACCTacaagacatggacccgagctttttaagttacgcggcttacttgagtggcgccCCTCCGTTTGTTCCTCCCACCTACGGCTttggtcaagccggcgggtcacaaccgtcacaacccgaacccgaatccgaaccCGATGTCGAGGTCGTGCCGGAGTcgcaacccgaaccggtgcaagaCAAATCGAAACGCGGCAgaaggtcgcataagaagaaggaaaaggatgAACCTCGACGTGCAAAAACAACCATTAAATGGACGAAGGACGAGGAATACACGTTGACTCGGGCGTGGCTCGATATTTCGGAGGACGAAGATACCG caaactttcaaacgggcccCGTTTTTTGGGATAGGGTGCGTGCACTCTTTTTTAGCTcgtggggtcaaggcgaacatcgggacaaggattcaatttctagcaaatggaccgacatcaacaacaaaTGTCACGCGTTTCAAGAAGTTTAccaacgtaactacgataatCGCCCGAGCGGTGAATGTGACGTCGGGGTTTTAACAAAGACTTTGGAGGAGTTCGATAGGACGAAAAGCCCTTTCACGTACTATAAGTGTTGGGAGctactacgaaaaagtccaaagtgggcgcTTGTTAATCCAATGACGTCAAGTAGTAGACGCCgggctaaaaggtcaaaaacatcatcctccgcCGACCCGTCAACTCCGACATCCGATGCCCGTAATGTTGATTTAAATGAAACGTTGGACGTTGACGAGCaaattcaagaagagttggtccgacccaccggtagaagaaagggaaccgggaaaaaaacggtcgagtcgtcttccgatctcgacCTAAAGGatgatttcgaggagatgaaccgtcgtctccaagatATTCGCGACCTCGGCCACAAACGTTGGGAGATTATGAAAGACCGAGTAGTTGAAACCAAAAAGTTCAACGAGTTGCAAGAGGCGCgacaaatggaaaaggacatcgagtttttgtccaaaccgatCGACCACCTCCAAGGCGACGCGTTGATCTTGGCTcaaatgcgtcgccaaaaaatACGAGAAAAATATGGACTTTAG